One part of the Indicator indicator isolate 239-I01 chromosome 5, UM_Iind_1.1, whole genome shotgun sequence genome encodes these proteins:
- the FEV gene encoding protein FEV gives MRHGAGAVPLLLNMYLPDPVGETLFKDGKSQAWGSLSPSVQKGSGQIQLWQFLLELLSDRANLNCIAWEGTNGEFKLIDPDEVARRWGERKSKPNMNYDKLSRALRYYYDKNIMTKVHGKRYAYKFDFHGLAQVCQPATPDHTLYKFQGNLAPLPFSGISKLNLMTSGVTPAGFSYWPGSSPSLYPGHGLQPSAPFSTMAASHLNNMNNHYH, from the exons ATGAGACACGGCGCCGGAGCGGTGCCACTGCTGCTCAACATGTACCTGCCAG ATCCAGTCGGAGAAACTTTGTTCAAAGACGGGAAAAGCCAGGCGTGGGGGTCCCTCAGCCCAAGCGTGCAGAAAG GCAGTGGGCAGATCCAGCTGTGGCAgttcctgctggagctgctctccgaCCGTGCCAACCTGAACTGCATCGCCTGGGAAGGCACGAATGGGGAGTTCAAGCTGATCGACCCTGATGAGGTGGCACGGCGCTGGGGGGAGCGGAAGAGCAAACCCAACATGAATTATGACAAGCTCAGCCGGGCACTGCGCTACTACTACGACAAGAACATCATGACCAAGGTCCACGGCAAGCGCTACGCCTACAAGTTCGACTTCCACGGGCTGGCACAGGTGTGCCAGCCAGCCACCCCTGATCACACCCTCTACAAATTTCAGGGCAACCTGGCCCCGCTGCCCTTTTCAGGCATCTCCAAACTCAACCTCATGACCTCGGGTGTGACACCGGCTGGCTTCTCCTActggcctggctccagcccgTCCCTCTATCCCGGGCATGGGCTACAGCCCTCTGCCCCGTTCAGCACCATGGCAGCCTCTCACCTCAACAACATGAACAATCACTACCATTAG
- the CRYBA2 gene encoding beta-crystallin A2 isoform X2 — MTSSEAMDTLGQYKITVWEEESFQGKRCEFLMECPSIMERGFRKIRSIKVESGPWVGFEYPEYQGQQFILEKGDYPRWEAWSGNSGYRTEHLLSFRPIKCANHNDSKVILYEAENFQGHKFELSDDYPSLQAMGWGNKEVASIKVNAGAWVAYQYPGYRGYQYVLERDRQNGEFKKYNEYSSQAHTNQIQSIRRVQH; from the exons ATGACCAGCAGCGAAGCCATGGACACCCTGGGGCAGTACAAGATCACGGTATGGGAGGAGGAGAGCTTCCAGGGCAAGCGCTGCGAGTTCCTCATGGAGTGCCCCAGCATCATGGAGCGTGGCTTCCGCAAGATCCGCTCCATCAAGGTGGAGTCTGGCCC ctGGGTGGGCTTCGAGTACCCTGAGTACCAGGGGCAGcagtttatcctggagaagggTGACTATCCCCGGTGGGAGGCCTGGAGTGGGAACAGTGGCTACCGGACCGAGCACCTCCTCTCCTTCCGGCCCATCAAGTGTGCG AACCACAATGACAGCAAAGTCATCCTCTACGAGGCTGAGAACTTTCAGGGGCACAAGTTTGAGCTGAGTGATGACTACCCCTCGCTGCAGGCCATGGGTTGGGGCAACAAGGAGGTGGCATCCATCAAAGTGAACGCCGGAGC GTGGGTGGCATACCAGTACCCAGGATACAGGGGCTACCAGTATGTGCTGGAGCGGGACAGACAGAACGGTGAGTTCAAGAAGTACAATGAATACAGCAGCCAGGCTCACACCAACCAGATCCAATCCATCCGCCGtgtccagcactga
- the CRYBA2 gene encoding beta-crystallin A2 isoform X1 produces the protein MRVGSYKITVWEEESFQGKRCEFLMECPSIMERGFRKIRSIKVESGPWVGFEYPEYQGQQFILEKGDYPRWEAWSGNSGYRTEHLLSFRPIKCANHNDSKVILYEAENFQGHKFELSDDYPSLQAMGWGNKEVASIKVNAGAWVAYQYPGYRGYQYVLERDRQNGEFKKYNEYSSQAHTNQIQSIRRVQH, from the exons ATGAGGGTAGGGAGT TACAAGATCACGGTATGGGAGGAGGAGAGCTTCCAGGGCAAGCGCTGCGAGTTCCTCATGGAGTGCCCCAGCATCATGGAGCGTGGCTTCCGCAAGATCCGCTCCATCAAGGTGGAGTCTGGCCC ctGGGTGGGCTTCGAGTACCCTGAGTACCAGGGGCAGcagtttatcctggagaagggTGACTATCCCCGGTGGGAGGCCTGGAGTGGGAACAGTGGCTACCGGACCGAGCACCTCCTCTCCTTCCGGCCCATCAAGTGTGCG AACCACAATGACAGCAAAGTCATCCTCTACGAGGCTGAGAACTTTCAGGGGCACAAGTTTGAGCTGAGTGATGACTACCCCTCGCTGCAGGCCATGGGTTGGGGCAACAAGGAGGTGGCATCCATCAAAGTGAACGCCGGAGC GTGGGTGGCATACCAGTACCCAGGATACAGGGGCTACCAGTATGTGCTGGAGCGGGACAGACAGAACGGTGAGTTCAAGAAGTACAATGAATACAGCAGCCAGGCTCACACCAACCAGATCCAATCCATCCGCCGtgtccagcactga